The following proteins are co-located in the Apium graveolens cultivar Ventura chromosome 5, ASM990537v1, whole genome shotgun sequence genome:
- the LOC141660299 gene encoding uncharacterized protein LOC141660299: protein MNMPSLFVGWIKECISSTWFSVKINGSLNGFSMGRKVFDKCKDIKLNHLFFADDVLFFARGDKDSIAHIMNYILKFSSLSGLHPSLHKSTSFIACCDPFLVSWFQLIYNVPLGSLPDKFLEVPLILKELSNNYYMPLLQKITSRIDTWTNFLLSMAGRAQLLKSFLWKGNSMAIGGAKIAWNLVCLPCLEGGLGLKCLVQWNYSQHLVHLWQLVANKGSLWVHWDRTTVLKKNDFWTMKVPSDCSWFWRRLLNLRDVEKMHLRYKIGNGSYFNFLLDPWFKGSPIALGLTDPVIACLRSSHAAAVSHFIDSGSWVFPDVNMSQHHASRAFLVWKVHFLDPGFDLQSLDRVF from the exons ATGAACATGCCTTCTTTATTTGTGGGTTGGATTAAAGAATGCATTTCGTCTACTTGGTTCTCGGTCAAGATCAATGGTTCTCTTAATGGTTTTTCAATGGGGCGAAAGGTCTTCGACAAG TGCAAAGATATCAAGCTCAATCATCTATTCTTTGCGGACGACGTCCTATTTTTTGCTCGTGGGGACAAGGACTCGATTGCTCATATAATGAATTATATTTTGAAGTTTTCTTCGCTTAGTGGCCTTCACCCAAGTTTACACAAGAGCACTTCATTCATCGCGTGTTGTGATCCTTTTTTGGTCTCTTGGTTCCAGTTGATCTACAATGTGCCTTTGGGGTCTTTGCCTGACAAATTCCTTGAAGTCCCCCTCATTTTGAAGGAGCTATCCAATAATTACTACATGCCTTTGCTTCAAAAAATTACTTCGAGAATTGATACATGGACTAATTTTCTGCTTTCGATGGCAGGTCGTGCTCAGCTTCTTAAATCG TTTCTGTGGAAGGGCAACTCTATGGCTATTGGTGGTGCTAAAATTGCTTGGAATCTTGTTTGTTTACCTTGCCTCGAGGGTGGCCTTGGATTGAAGTGCCTAGTCCAGTGGAATTATTCGCAGCACTTGGTCCATCTATGGCAACTCGTCGCTAATAAGGGCTCGTTATGGGTCCACTGGGACCGTACCACAGTCCTGAAAAAGAACGATTTCTGGACTATGAAAGTGCCTTCTGATTGCTCCTGGTTCTGGAGGCGTCTCTTGAATCTGAGAGACGTTGAAAAAATGCATTTAAGGTACAAGATTGGAAATGGTTCGTATTTCAATTTTTTGCTCGATCCTTGGTTTAAGGGCTCGCCTATTGCGTTAGGCCTGACAGACCCTGTGATTGCTTGTTTGCGTTCGAGCCATGCTGCTGCAGTCAGTCATTTTATTGACTCGGGTTCTTGGGTATTTCCAGATGTCAACATGAGTCAGCATCATGCTTCTAGGGCCTTCTTGGTTTGGAAAGTTCATTTTTTGGATCCAGGGTTCGACCTTCAGAGTCTAGATCGGGTTTTTTAG